Proteins co-encoded in one Paracrocinitomix mangrovi genomic window:
- a CDS encoding T9SS type A sorting domain-containing protein encodes MKKVLLSCLSLIGLTAVAQTYTVDDTLSAGDAQLYYTADSSAANLNSVTGTGVTWDYSNLWAYNGATNYDTVKNAVDSPDYGDYSDADYWDDLDGGANQYFKNFADSVLSYGFKFTVDGNVVKVMHNVDPLKLMALPMSYGDTYTDSTYGTADVYGSPAATEGDVVVTADGTGTLELGGTTFTNVIRIKLVETIGTTVTLPPPLNTVSGTVTRTMYQYYDLANQNEPILIHATIYVASGLFNGGYSAVYSSVALPILGVDQEKIETLEIYPNPANNFVTVKSDNVDELVIMNALGQTVMTVIKPQSIEKIDVSEYNTGVYFIQLKKGNATKTQKLIVK; translated from the coding sequence ATGAAAAAAGTTTTACTCTCTTGCTTGAGTTTAATTGGACTGACTGCTGTGGCTCAAACCTATACGGTGGATGACACATTATCTGCAGGTGATGCCCAACTATATTACACTGCTGATAGTAGTGCTGCAAATTTGAATAGTGTTACTGGAACAGGTGTTACCTGGGATTACAGTAATCTTTGGGCTTATAATGGCGCAACGAATTATGACACAGTGAAAAATGCTGTTGATTCTCCAGATTACGGAGATTACTCAGATGCTGATTACTGGGATGATTTGGACGGAGGAGCAAACCAATATTTCAAAAACTTTGCTGACTCAGTTTTGTCATACGGATTTAAATTTACTGTTGACGGTAACGTTGTTAAAGTAATGCATAATGTGGATCCATTAAAATTGATGGCTTTACCAATGTCTTATGGAGACACATATACTGATTCAACTTACGGAACAGCTGATGTTTACGGAAGTCCTGCTGCAACTGAAGGAGATGTAGTTGTTACTGCTGACGGTACAGGTACTTTAGAATTAGGTGGTACTACTTTTACTAATGTGATCAGAATCAAATTAGTTGAGACAATTGGTACTACAGTTACTTTGCCTCCACCATTGAATACAGTTTCAGGAACTGTAACAAGAACAATGTATCAATATTACGACTTGGCTAACCAAAACGAACCAATCTTAATTCACGCTACAATTTATGTTGCAAGTGGATTATTTAATGGAGGTTACTCAGCAGTATATTCATCAGTTGCTTTGCCAATTTTAGGAGTAGATCAAGAAAAGATTGAGACTTTAGAGATTTATCCTAACCCTGCAAACAACTTTGTAACAGTTAAATCTGACAACGTTGATGAATTGGTTATTATGAATGCTTTAGGGCAAACAGTTATGACTGTAATCAAACCTCAATCAATTGAAAAAATAGATGTGTCTGAATACAACACAGGAGTTTATTTTATCCAGTTGAAAAAAGGAAATGCCACTAAAACTCAAAAATTGATTGTAAAATAA
- a CDS encoding efflux RND transporter permease subunit — MGRLKNIATITLIAVILLSVLFGIKIANVRFDFDFEAFFSKSDPETTFYEEHRSRFETDNDFIFVALINEPSIFDKEFLTKARDFVDELAEDTMVVSVQCVTHMEEYVKTPFSAAVMSRPYVHIDNPEKYEKDSARIYSHPEIANTFVDKDGTAILINIRHQENLSKSSCDQLVDNIDLLLEKYKFQDAKYAGRSVGMGYYVNQMINETLFFIGLSFILVMIFLVFTFRSVWGLWVPLTIVGASMVWIVGFMGLVNEPINLILTTLPSIIFVVAMSDVMHLVSKYLDELRLGKSKKDAILSAYKEVGKATLLTSLTTAVGFLTLLMVDMQPVQAFGTYTAIGVVLAFILAYTLLPSLLVLTKMPKISGKQYNQTFWYKILHPSFLWLLKYKKRLLIGFTILFGVSIYGSTLVINDYFLLEDLKKDNELRQTYQYFNDQFAGLRPFEMSIKVKDDDKSIFDYEVLQEIDKMQNYLEENYQVDNAFSIVSMLKVANRTNHGGQKKYYKFPTEEEADKYIEQFKKFDRSGALSVIVDSTEHYGRISSSIGDVGMIKITEMNKALKGFIDSEIDTDLVEFKITGTGHLLDINMSRLSSSLFSGLALAVGIVSLLMGFLFRSFKMVIIAMIPNILPMLMLGALLGFAGIELKVSTALVFTISFGIAVDDTIHFMSKLKIELDKGKPMMLALRRSFLSTGRAIVLTTIILIAGFLMLMFSDFLGTFFIGLLISCVLIFALIADLFFLPVLLIYFFKPRKKKQKELTTNN, encoded by the coding sequence TTGGGAAGACTAAAAAATATAGCCACAATCACTTTAATCGCAGTAATACTGCTAAGTGTATTATTTGGTATTAAAATCGCAAATGTTCGATTTGACTTTGATTTTGAGGCATTTTTCTCTAAAAGTGATCCTGAAACTACTTTTTATGAGGAACACAGATCAAGATTTGAAACCGATAATGATTTCATCTTTGTTGCCCTCATAAATGAGCCAAGCATTTTTGATAAAGAATTCCTGACAAAAGCTCGAGATTTTGTTGATGAGTTAGCTGAGGATACAATGGTAGTTAGTGTTCAATGTGTTACACACATGGAAGAGTACGTCAAAACGCCATTTTCTGCAGCTGTAATGAGCAGGCCATATGTGCATATTGATAATCCTGAAAAGTATGAAAAGGATTCAGCCAGAATTTACTCACATCCTGAAATAGCCAACACCTTTGTTGATAAGGATGGTACCGCGATATTGATCAATATTAGACATCAAGAAAATCTATCAAAAAGTAGTTGTGATCAGTTAGTTGACAACATTGATTTGTTGCTGGAAAAGTACAAATTTCAAGATGCCAAATATGCAGGAAGAAGTGTTGGGATGGGTTATTATGTAAATCAGATGATTAATGAAACCCTGTTTTTTATTGGGCTTTCATTCATTTTAGTGATGATCTTTTTGGTATTTACTTTCAGGTCAGTTTGGGGCTTATGGGTACCATTGACCATTGTTGGAGCTTCAATGGTTTGGATTGTTGGATTTATGGGCTTGGTGAACGAGCCTATTAATTTAATTCTAACAACTTTACCTTCAATTATTTTTGTGGTGGCCATGTCAGATGTGATGCATTTGGTATCAAAATATCTGGATGAATTGAGATTAGGAAAGTCAAAGAAGGATGCGATTTTATCAGCATATAAAGAGGTTGGAAAAGCAACCTTGCTTACTTCATTAACCACGGCTGTTGGGTTTTTGACCTTATTGATGGTGGATATGCAGCCTGTACAAGCATTTGGAACCTACACTGCAATTGGGGTAGTGTTAGCTTTTATTTTAGCATATACTTTGTTGCCATCATTGTTGGTGTTGACCAAAATGCCTAAAATTTCAGGAAAACAATACAATCAAACTTTTTGGTACAAAATTCTTCATCCTTCTTTTTTATGGTTACTGAAGTATAAAAAGAGGTTGTTAATTGGGTTTACTATTTTATTCGGGGTAAGTATTTACGGAAGTACACTTGTAATAAACGATTATTTTCTTCTAGAGGATTTGAAAAAAGACAATGAGCTCAGACAGACTTATCAATATTTTAATGATCAGTTTGCCGGATTGAGACCTTTTGAAATGTCAATTAAGGTTAAGGATGATGATAAATCAATCTTTGACTATGAAGTTTTGCAAGAAATTGATAAAATGCAAAACTACCTTGAAGAGAATTATCAAGTTGATAATGCTTTTTCGATTGTTTCAATGTTGAAGGTTGCTAATCGAACCAATCATGGTGGACAAAAGAAGTATTATAAATTTCCGACAGAGGAAGAAGCTGATAAATATATTGAGCAGTTTAAGAAATTTGACAGATCGGGAGCATTATCTGTTATTGTTGATTCGACAGAGCATTATGGCAGAATTTCCAGCTCAATTGGAGATGTTGGTATGATCAAGATTACAGAAATGAATAAAGCGTTGAAGGGCTTTATTGATAGTGAAATTGATACAGATTTGGTTGAGTTTAAAATAACCGGAACAGGCCATCTTTTGGATATCAACATGAGTAGATTGTCTTCAAGTTTATTCAGTGGTTTAGCATTGGCTGTAGGGATAGTTTCTTTGTTAATGGGATTCTTATTTAGATCTTTTAAGATGGTAATCATAGCCATGATTCCGAATATACTTCCTATGTTGATGTTGGGAGCGCTTTTAGGTTTTGCAGGAATTGAGTTGAAAGTGTCTACGGCACTTGTGTTTACTATATCATTTGGTATTGCGGTGGATGATACAATTCACTTTATGAGCAAGTTAAAAATAGAGTTGGATAAAGGGAAACCAATGATGTTGGCGTTAAGAAGATCATTCTTGTCTACAGGTAGAGCTATTGTTTTAACAACTATCATTTTAATAGCCGGTTTCTTAATGTTAATGTTCTCTGATTTTTTAGGAACATTCTTTATTGGCTTATTAATTTCTTGCGTACTGATTTTTGCATTGATAGCAGACTTATTCTTTTTACCGGTCTTGTTAATTTATTTCTTTAAACCCCGTAAAAAGAAACAAAAGGAATTAACCACAAATAATTAG
- a CDS encoding CCA tRNA nucleotidyltransferase, whose product MNLKEHLKHKIFHAISDVATERGTSVFVIGGYVRDLLLKRPSKDIDFVVLGNGLEFAAAVAEKLAIQKVAYYKNFGTAAFVFDDLEIEFVGARKESYSRDSRKPIVENGTLQDDQNRRDFTINALAISLNKSSFGEVLDPFNGLEDLENKIIRTPLEPDQTYSDDPLRMMRAIRFATQLNFKIEQSSLESIEKNAKRLEIISMERIITEFNKIVLADKPSIGISLLFDTKLLHQFFPEMVALQGVDTKNGLSHKDNFYHTLEVLDNICENTDDLWLRWSAIMHDIAKPKTKRFNDKVGWTFHGHEDLGAKMTPKIFKRLKLPMDAKMKYVQKLVRLHLRPIALVSGSVTDTAIRRLLFEAGDDIDDLMTLCNADITSKNEYKVQKYRANFEKVRTKLTEVEEKDQIRNFQPPISGSEIMNIFQLEPSKVVGELKNEIKEAILEGKIKNNYNEAYELLISLADDKGLKIPNRSK is encoded by the coding sequence GTGAATTTAAAGGAACATCTAAAACACAAAATTTTTCATGCCATTTCAGATGTTGCTACTGAGCGTGGTACTTCTGTATTCGTAATAGGTGGTTATGTGCGTGATTTGCTTTTAAAACGCCCATCAAAAGATATTGACTTTGTTGTTTTAGGTAACGGTCTTGAATTCGCTGCTGCTGTAGCTGAAAAGCTAGCTATTCAAAAAGTAGCATATTATAAGAACTTTGGAACTGCAGCATTTGTATTTGATGACTTGGAAATAGAATTTGTTGGTGCACGTAAAGAATCCTACAGCAGAGATTCAAGAAAACCCATTGTTGAAAATGGCACATTGCAAGACGATCAAAACAGAAGAGATTTTACAATAAACGCTTTGGCCATAAGTCTTAACAAAAGTAGCTTTGGTGAAGTACTTGATCCGTTCAACGGGCTAGAAGATCTAGAGAATAAAATTATTAGAACGCCACTTGAACCTGATCAAACCTATTCAGATGATCCGTTGCGCATGATGCGTGCCATAAGATTTGCTACTCAGTTGAACTTTAAAATTGAACAATCCTCTTTAGAATCAATTGAGAAAAATGCTAAACGTTTGGAGATTATCTCCATGGAAAGAATTATTACAGAATTCAATAAAATAGTTTTAGCAGACAAACCATCTATTGGTATATCCTTACTTTTTGACACCAAATTATTGCACCAATTCTTTCCTGAAATGGTTGCATTGCAAGGTGTTGATACGAAAAATGGTTTATCTCACAAAGACAACTTTTACCACACGCTTGAAGTACTGGACAATATATGTGAAAACACTGATGATTTGTGGCTTAGATGGTCAGCAATAATGCACGATATAGCCAAACCAAAAACCAAAAGATTCAATGATAAAGTTGGTTGGACATTTCATGGCCATGAAGATTTAGGAGCAAAAATGACTCCCAAAATATTCAAAAGGCTAAAGCTTCCTATGGACGCTAAAATGAAGTATGTTCAAAAACTTGTCCGTCTTCATTTGAGACCAATTGCTTTAGTAAGTGGCTCTGTTACCGATACTGCAATAAGAAGACTTTTGTTTGAAGCAGGAGATGACATTGATGATTTGATGACTTTATGCAATGCTGATATAACTTCAAAAAATGAGTATAAAGTTCAAAAATACAGAGCCAATTTTGAAAAAGTAAGGACGAAATTAACTGAAGTTGAAGAAAAAGATCAAATTAGAAACTTTCAGCCTCCAATATCAGGTAGTGAGATAATGAACATTTTTCAACTTGAACCTAGCAAGGTTGTAGGCGAGTTAAAAAACGAAATTAAAGAAGCCATTCTTGAAGGTAAAATCAAAAATAACTACAACGAAGCCTACGAGTTATTAATCTCATTAGCAGATGATAAAGGATTAAAAATTCCTAATCGCTCAAAATAA
- a CDS encoding efflux RND transporter periplasmic adaptor subunit, with protein sequence MKVRHVVIIAIFVGINILIFSSLDFSKDEVEEVEIETVVPILKASEVKITEEQFNVEGYGTISAFNSVDISSEVQGKLSKGRKELKEGVKFKKGELIFSINDTEAQYNLRARKSGFINIIAQLLPDIKIDFPSEFDKWNDYIGDIKLNERLPTLPAWKTKKEKIFLSTRNVLTEYFAIKALEEQLAKFHVYAPFSGVVTAVFVSDYTVINPGTKVLTLAQTENFEIAVSIPASSVDNIEIGTECDIFTTSGELKGKGKVSRISEVINKSTQSVEAYIKPKPLDGYKFIEGEYLKVAINETGVFKGFRVPLSAVKENEVMIYNKSDSTLSTRTVSVLNENNKGLFINGVDNNEIVITQEVRNYNSTTKYGVLIK encoded by the coding sequence ATGAAAGTTAGACACGTCGTTATCATTGCCATTTTTGTAGGAATCAACATTTTGATTTTTTCAAGTCTTGATTTTTCTAAAGATGAAGTAGAAGAGGTTGAAATAGAGACAGTAGTTCCAATTTTAAAAGCCTCTGAAGTAAAGATCACTGAAGAACAATTTAATGTTGAAGGGTATGGAACCATATCTGCTTTCAACTCTGTGGATATTTCAAGTGAAGTTCAAGGAAAACTATCGAAGGGAAGAAAGGAACTCAAAGAAGGAGTTAAGTTCAAAAAAGGAGAATTGATATTTAGTATTAACGATACCGAAGCTCAGTATAATTTAAGAGCAAGAAAAAGCGGGTTTATAAATATCATTGCTCAACTACTACCGGATATCAAAATTGATTTTCCTTCTGAATTTGATAAATGGAATGACTACATAGGTGACATCAAACTTAATGAGCGTCTACCAACTTTACCTGCCTGGAAAACGAAAAAGGAAAAAATATTCCTTTCAACAAGAAATGTACTTACTGAATATTTTGCCATAAAAGCCTTAGAAGAGCAATTAGCAAAATTTCATGTTTATGCACCATTTTCAGGCGTGGTAACAGCTGTTTTTGTATCTGATTATACAGTTATCAATCCCGGAACAAAAGTTTTAACCTTGGCACAAACAGAAAATTTTGAAATAGCGGTTTCAATTCCTGCTTCAAGTGTTGATAATATTGAAATAGGAACAGAGTGTGACATCTTTACAACTAGCGGAGAACTGAAAGGTAAAGGAAAAGTGAGCAGAATCTCTGAAGTAATCAATAAGAGTACACAATCGGTTGAAGCGTATATAAAACCAAAACCATTAGATGGTTATAAATTCATTGAAGGTGAGTATTTAAAAGTAGCTATCAATGAAACTGGAGTATTTAAAGGATTCAGAGTCCCTTTATCTGCTGTAAAAGAAAATGAGGTAATGATTTACAATAAATCAGATTCTACCTTAAGTACGAGGACAGTTAGTGTGTTAAACGAAAACAATAAAGGTCTGTTCATCAATGGGGTGGATAACAATGAGATTGTTATTACGCAAGAAGTAAGAAATTACAATAGCACCACAAAATATGGTGTATTGATAAAGTAA
- a CDS encoding L-threonylcarbamoyladenylate synthase has translation MIEDQIKKEANKAAEVIKKGGVILYPTDTVWGLGCDPKNDSAIEKILDIKNRPEGKSMIMLVPDQRLLQRYVKDIPEVCFDLIDYSVKPLTIVYPNGQYVSDKVMAEDGSLAIRLTKDPFCTSLMNTLKSGITSTSANLSGQVTPTLFSDITLEILGAVDYVVDLPDYKGSLTPSQIIKVKENGEFQIIRK, from the coding sequence ATGATCGAAGATCAAATCAAAAAAGAAGCAAATAAAGCCGCCGAAGTTATCAAGAAAGGCGGTGTCATACTTTACCCTACAGATACTGTATGGGGACTAGGTTGTGACCCTAAAAATGACAGTGCAATTGAAAAAATTCTTGACATAAAAAATCGTCCTGAAGGTAAAAGCATGATCATGTTGGTACCTGATCAAAGATTATTACAACGATATGTTAAAGATATACCTGAAGTATGCTTTGATTTAATTGACTACAGTGTAAAACCTCTAACTATTGTTTACCCAAATGGACAATATGTTTCGGATAAGGTGATGGCAGAAGATGGTTCGTTGGCCATAAGACTAACCAAGGATCCTTTTTGTACTTCTTTGATGAATACGCTTAAGTCAGGAATTACTTCTACCTCAGCAAATTTATCAGGACAAGTAACTCCCACTTTATTTTCTGATATAACTCTTGAAATTTTAGGAGCTGTAGATTATGTAGTAGATTTGCCAGATTACAAAGGTTCTTTAACTCCTTCTCAAATCATTAAAGTGAAGGAAAATGGGGAATTTCAGATAATTAGAAAATAA
- a CDS encoding M14 family zinc carboxypeptidase: MKIFYLLIFLVSCYSVLGQAPYTKNQTYTYDQLQDEYRILEQNNPRYCKLIQFGKSDFGKNIQLFIINKDGKFKKEEFGKKTVLLINNAIHPGEPCGVDASVKLAQELLDNPKNIPDSVIIGIIPMYNVGGAHNRNCCSRANQNGPEEYGFRGNAKNLDLNRDYIKADTKNTRTFYKIFHYLNPHVFIDTHTSDGADYQYTMTLITSQIDKMHPLLGNMVKKQMNPVLYDEMKKSNWEMIPYVHGIRGTPDDGIKDFLETPRFSTGYTNLFNTLSFVSEAHMLKKYEDRVLSTYSLLKVMIKYMDDNSYKLYKLKEEADKQTAQMEYMPINWELDTTKFDMLQFKGYEAEYSKSEITGQRKLHYNQDKPYDKEIRYFNRYAVIDSVKRPTYYIIPQAWLDVIVRLQLNDIKMYQTTEDLELETEVYYIDDYTTVSHPYEGHYLHRNTTVSKQIQTMTIHKGDYVVPTNNANAQFIVQTLEPHAVDSYFAWNYFDEILQQKEWFSAYIFEETAKQMLADNPELKKQFEAKKKADEEFANDAFSQLYYLYKLSDNYERTYNRYPIYRYMKPLKEKDIEDARLIICG, encoded by the coding sequence ATGAAGATTTTTTACTTACTTATATTCTTAGTTTCCTGTTACAGTGTATTAGGTCAGGCACCTTATACAAAAAATCAAACTTACACCTACGATCAGTTGCAGGATGAATACAGAATTCTTGAACAAAATAATCCAAGATACTGTAAGCTAATTCAATTTGGAAAAAGTGATTTTGGGAAGAATATTCAACTCTTTATTATCAATAAGGATGGAAAATTCAAAAAAGAAGAATTTGGTAAAAAGACTGTTCTCCTAATCAATAACGCCATTCATCCGGGCGAACCATGTGGAGTTGATGCTTCAGTTAAATTGGCACAAGAATTATTGGACAACCCAAAAAACATACCTGATAGCGTCATTATAGGAATTATTCCCATGTACAATGTCGGAGGTGCGCACAACAGAAATTGTTGTAGTAGAGCTAATCAAAATGGGCCTGAAGAATATGGCTTTAGAGGAAATGCAAAAAATCTTGATTTAAACCGTGACTACATAAAAGCTGACACCAAAAACACAAGAACTTTTTACAAGATTTTTCATTACCTAAACCCACATGTTTTTATAGATACTCACACCAGTGATGGAGCCGATTATCAATACACAATGACATTAATTACCAGCCAAATTGATAAGATGCATCCATTATTAGGAAATATGGTGAAGAAACAAATGAACCCTGTACTTTATGATGAAATGAAGAAAAGTAATTGGGAAATGATTCCGTATGTACATGGTATTAGAGGAACTCCGGATGATGGCATCAAAGACTTTCTTGAAACTCCCAGATTCTCTACAGGCTACACAAATTTATTCAACACTTTGAGTTTTGTTTCAGAAGCCCATATGCTCAAGAAATATGAAGATCGTGTATTATCTACATATTCACTTTTAAAAGTGATGATAAAGTATATGGATGATAACAGCTACAAACTATACAAATTGAAAGAAGAGGCTGATAAACAAACTGCTCAAATGGAATACATGCCAATTAACTGGGAATTGGATACCACCAAATTTGACATGCTGCAATTCAAAGGTTATGAAGCTGAATATTCTAAAAGTGAAATCACAGGACAAAGAAAATTACACTACAATCAAGACAAACCTTACGACAAAGAAATAAGATATTTTAATCGATATGCAGTAATTGACAGTGTTAAAAGACCAACGTATTATATAATTCCACAGGCATGGCTTGATGTAATAGTTAGATTACAACTAAATGATATTAAGATGTATCAAACAACTGAAGATCTTGAGCTTGAAACAGAAGTATATTATATTGATGATTACACCACAGTTTCTCATCCTTATGAAGGTCATTATTTACACCGTAATACCACAGTTAGCAAGCAAATACAAACAATGACAATTCATAAAGGAGATTATGTTGTCCCAACCAATAATGCCAACGCACAATTCATTGTACAAACGTTAGAACCACATGCGGTAGACAGCTATTTTGCATGGAATTATTTTGACGAAATTTTACAACAAAAAGAATGGTTTTCAGCTTATATTTTTGAAGAAACGGCAAAACAAATGTTGGCAGACAATCCTGAACTTAAAAAACAATTTGAAGCTAAGAAAAAAGCAGATGAGGAATTTGCTAATGATGCTTTCAGCCAACTTTATTACTTGTATAAATTATCAGACAATTACGAGCGTACCTATAATAGATATCCAATTTATAGATATATGAAACCGTTGAAAGAAAAAGATATTGAGGATGCTCGACTAATTATTTGTGGTTAA